The sequence GTTAAGGCCGGTTACGGTCGTAACTACCTGCTGCCATACGGCAAAGCCACCGCTGCAACCGCTGCCAACCTGGCTGCGTTTGAAGAGCGTCGTGCTGAGCTGGAAAAAGCAGCAGCAGACAAAAAAGCTTCGGCCGAAACTCGCGCTGCCCAACTGGCTGAGCTGGAAGTGACTATCACTGCCACCGCCGGTGACGAAGGCAAGCTGTTCGGTTCGATCGGCACCCACGACATCGCTGATGCACTGACCGCCTCCGGCGTTGAAGTGCAGAAGAGCGAAGTTCGTCTGCCGAACGGCACCATCCGCAACGTTGGCGAATTCGATGTAGCTGTGCACCTGCACGCTGAAGTCGAAGCAACCGTACGCGTTGTTGTGGTAGCTGCTTAAGCTGCATTAACTGACTGGCACCTCGCGTGTCAGGCGGTTAACATCGGGCACGATCCTGTTTACAGGTCGTGCCTTTTGTTTTTCTGTAATCCCAGATTTTCCAACTATTCCAAGTGGCCATGAACGATATCTCCGCTCCTGAGCAATACGATCTGCAAACCGCTGCCCTGAAGGTGCCGCCGCATTCCATCGAGGCCGAACAGGCCGTGCTCGGTGGTCTGATGCTGGACAACAACGCCTGGGAACGTGTGCTGGATCAAGTCTCGGACGGTGACTTCTATCGCCATGACCACCGCCTGATCTTCCGTGCCATCGCCAAACTGGCCGATCTGAACTCCCCCATCGACGTCGTGACCCTTGCCGAGCAATTGGACAAGGAAGGTCAGACTTCGCAAGTGGGTGGTCTCGGTTACCTGGGCGAACTGGCGAAAAACACCCCATCGGTAGCCAACATCAAGGCCTATGCGCAGATCGTCCGCGCACGGGCGACCTTGCGGCAACTGATCGGTATCGCCACGGAAATCGCCGACAGTGCCTTCAACCCGGAAGGGCGCACGGCTGAAGAGATCCTCGACGAAGCTGAACGGCAGATCTTCCAGATCGCCGAAGCGCGGCCAAAAACCGGTGGCCCGGTGAGTGTCAATGACCTGTTGACCAAGGCCATCGACCGGATCGATACCTTGTTCAACACCGACAACGCCATCACTGGCCTGTCCACCGGTTACACCGACCTCGATGGCATGACCAGCGGCTTGCAGCCGTCCGACTTGATCATCGTCGCCGGCCGTCCGTCCATGGGTAAGACCACCTTTGCCATGAACCTGGTGGAGAATGCGGTGCTACGCAGCGAGAAGGCCGTACTGGTTTACTCCCTGGAGATGCCAGGTGAATCGTTGATCATGCGTATGCTCTCGTCGCTGGGCCGCATCGACCAGACCAAGGTCCGGGCGGGCCGCCTGGAAGACGACGACTGGCCGCGCCTGACCTCTGCCGTCAACCTGCTCAACGACCGCAAGCTGTTCATTGATGACACCGCCGGTATCAGCCCCTCGGAAATGCGCGCGCGCACCCGTCGTCTGGTGCGCGAGCACGGTGAAATTGGCCTGATCATGATCGACTACTTGCAACTGATGCAGATCCCCGGTTCCAGTGGTGACAGTCGGACCAACGAGATTTCCGAGATCTCCCGCTCGTTGAAAGCCCTGGCCAAGGAATTCAACTGTCCGGTGGTTGCGCTGTCGCAGCTCAACCGTTCCCTGGAGCAACGTCCGAACAAACGCCCTATCAACTCCGACTTGCGGGAATCCGGAGCGATCGAGCAGGATGCTGACGTGATCATGTTCGTTTACCGGGACGAGGTGTATCACCCGGAGACCGAGCATAAGGGCATCGCGGAAATCATTATTGGTAAACAGCGTAACGGTCCAATCGGCACCACGCGCTTGGCGTTTATCGGTAAATACACTCGTTTCGAGAACCTTGCTCCGGGCAGCTATAACTTCGACGACGAGTAAGCCGTATTACGTGTGCCTGATCATGGCGCTCCGGCGGCATTGAACAGATGCCTGATCGCCGCGGTGTCATAGCCGTAGTTCCAGCGCAGTTCGGTCCCCGCTGGAATGTCTTCACTGGCAACCAAGGTAGTCAGCCGCAGCCGCTCAGCCGGCTCATTGTCTTTGCGCGTATCAACGTCAAATTGCACCGCCTCCACGTTATACCCAGTGCGGGCTTGCCGAACCGGCTGCTGGCCCTCGTATTCGAAAACGGTGTTGATTCGCGAGAGTACGTTGTCACCTGACAGCAGCACGTCCCGTTTGATCAAGGTTGATGGGTCGTGTCCTGAGGTACTGGAGCTGGGCTGGTTCGGCGTAAAAATGCCCGCCAGATAAGGATCCTGCCGATAGGCGGCCGTGCTGGCAGGCACCAATTCTCCGCCATAGACACCCAGTACTTCATCCTTTTTCAGCCGACGCCTGGCCACCACCATGGCTTGCCCGATCAGGCTTACTTCCTGCGGGTACTTTTGATGGGCGCTGGTAAAGGGCTGCACCTCCAGCTTTTCGTCGTAGAGTCGTGCGGCCTTTTCATAGCCTTCCCACTGAATGTAAGGCAGGACCCGATTTTTGCTGAGCGTTCTGTCGGATGTCATGGACTTGCCGACGCTCTGTATGAATCTGATGCGCATGGGTTGCCCGTCCACGTCGCGCAGCGGGTATCGGCCATTGTTGGCTCGATCATAGATCCCTAGGTAGTTTCGGCTGTGCTGATAGCTGCCGTCGGATCGCATATGCCTCAGTTCCTGCGCCGTGTAAGGCACTGCCAGGTTGTCGTCATCTGCTGATAGGTAATCGTCGGAAGAGCGTGTGGACTCGGCTGATTCAAATGTCTCGGAGCTGGACTCAGTGCTCATGCGCGGTGTTATCGGAGGCGGCGGCATTCCGCCGAGCAGGGCGCCTCTGAGTTCGTCGATCTCCCAACCGCCGCCGGTTTTTTTGCGAATGTAGGGCCGGTATGCCCTGAAGCGGCTGCGGGCGTCGATCAGTTGCCATCCCAGGGCGTCGGATTTGACGTGGTAGTACAAGCCGTTGTCCATCACGTAATACGGGTAGCTCCCATCAGGAAGAGGCTCTGCGAGGTAGATGCCGTCCGCCCGTTGCGTCAGGCCCTGGATAGGTGCCGGTTCGGCGAAGAGAGGGTCTAGCGTGAGCCCGGGACCGCTCGGTAATGCCTCGCCGGAAGCGGTGGCCCGTAACGGCCAGCACGTTATTGGCCAGCAGTCGCAGGCTGGTTTTGCTTATTGCCAGCTTCAGTGTCGGGGCTGCCAAGGGGGTGAGCAGCGCATGGAGTTCGGTCGTGGAGAGCGCGTGTTCGACTGCCGTGGGCAGGTCGGTGGGCTCAAACACCGTATTGCCTTCGGCATCGCAGGCACTGAAGCGTGTGCCTTGCCGGATCAGCAGGCGACGCGTGCCGCTGTCGGCTCCGCAGCTGAGCAGCAAAGGCCCGTCGACGCTCTTGTCGTGCACCTCAAGGCGCAGGTTGGAAGGCCAGCCCGGGAGGCGTTCAAGGGTTTGGAATATCAAGGCTGCGCTTTCGGCGTTACCGGCTGCGTCCATATGAATGCCTGCACCCGCACGGCTGGCTTGGGCCTGGCTGGTGTAGCGGTTCGCTTCCCATTGTTGTAGCTCTGTCAGGCTTTTTTCCAGTAGAAGACGTTGTTCTGCCAATGGGCTGAGTACTGCGGTCATTTCTTCCAGGTGGCTTTTTGACAATTCGGGGGCGAGCCGTCGCAGCTCCTGCTCCAGGGGAGTGGTGGCCTGTTCACTGAGTCCGGTCAGCCAGGAAAAAACGCGCTCCTTGTGTTGCTGTGCTTCCTGGCTCAAGCGCATGGCCAGGTTTTCAATTTTCGAGAAGTGAAAGGTGGGTCTGGCCGGTAAAAGTGCGCCGAACTCCTTAGCAGTCATGGCGTCCTCCAGGCAGTGCAGCAGGTCCCCTTTACGCAAGCGCCATTCGGGCACCTTGATGACCTTGCTTGTGCTGCTTTCAGGCGGATGGCTGATCAGTCTACGCCCTTGGCCGTCGACAACCATGAGTGCCCGATTTTTTGGCCATTGGGGCAGCGAGCTGACCAAGTGAAACTGAATGAGGGGTGAAAGCGCCGTGATGCGCTTGCCTTCGGCGTAGTTCGCGTCGAAGTTATTGATTTCCTGCGCCAGGTTGAAGCGCTTGACCGTGTCACGCAGCAAAGGTGCGGGCCGTACGACGCTCTGATGCCCCTGGCGCAGGCTTGCAGCGTCCACACCGCTCAGGAGCAGGATGGGCTCGATGTGTTCCTGGGAAATGTTCGAGGCGTCGGGCCCCAGGCGCTTGATCAGCTTGAGGTCGTCCCAGTCCTTCGGTGACTCATGCTCCTGGCGCCAACCGCCGACACCGTTGCTTAACAGTGTTGGCGTGTAGGCCTGAGGGTCGCTGGGATGTTGCAGCTGCCACTGGCCATTCAAGGCGTCGCGCTGCACGGCGTAAACGTGATCGTCGAGCTTCACATAGTGTTGCTCTTCGTGAAGATGCAGGCCTTGGGCATCGGCTGGCAAACCGCCGGGTAACTCCGTGAGGCGACGGTAGGGCAGCAGGTCGGCTTTCCATAGGCGCCAGCCCTGGTTGCGTACATTGACTTTCAAAAGTTTGGCGGTGAAGTGGGTGCTCTTCATGACGCCGGCGCTGACGGCAGCCTCGGCGGCGCTGTCCACCGCATCCA is a genomic window of Pseudomonas sp. ADAK18 containing:
- the rplI gene encoding 50S ribosomal protein L9, which gives rise to MQLILLEKVANLGNLGDKVNVKAGYGRNYLLPYGKATAATAANLAAFEERRAELEKAAADKKASAETRAAQLAELEVTITATAGDEGKLFGSIGTHDIADALTASGVEVQKSEVRLPNGTIRNVGEFDVAVHLHAEVEATVRVVVVAA
- the dnaB gene encoding replicative DNA helicase, which produces MNDISAPEQYDLQTAALKVPPHSIEAEQAVLGGLMLDNNAWERVLDQVSDGDFYRHDHRLIFRAIAKLADLNSPIDVVTLAEQLDKEGQTSQVGGLGYLGELAKNTPSVANIKAYAQIVRARATLRQLIGIATEIADSAFNPEGRTAEEILDEAERQIFQIAEARPKTGGPVSVNDLLTKAIDRIDTLFNTDNAITGLSTGYTDLDGMTSGLQPSDLIIVAGRPSMGKTTFAMNLVENAVLRSEKAVLVYSLEMPGESLIMRMLSSLGRIDQTKVRAGRLEDDDWPRLTSAVNLLNDRKLFIDDTAGISPSEMRARTRRLVREHGEIGLIMIDYLQLMQIPGSSGDSRTNEISEISRSLKALAKEFNCPVVALSQLNRSLEQRPNKRPINSDLRESGAIEQDADVIMFVYRDEVYHPETEHKGIAEIIIGKQRNGPIGTTRLAFIGKYTRFENLAPGSYNFDDE
- a CDS encoding DUF6543 domain-containing protein; the protein is MNEPTRPTSSPHPHEAFIKSRLPTWMTQASPGMREALRKSLINNNQSRHHLKGILDQLKSPDVFARPLLQQVLSIKFHGLLDAEQSVLVREWKKHHLLGQVRIHAKTTEHSLLEAALLNFEASETEEDGMETGSGLYTNTKAGRISSPITPLMFAAFCRSLDLGSHYLRHINSILDPVTTSDTTRSAGQVRRLFAEHEQNRFDVALHVAHLRGDFENRLYQQLLTLQRDGNHPDMLCNHLTINGVVLPSVLVIRDRNFDRNQILYTPDDPIAPFRRHSSMDDLAGRLAERLEDAQYLKFFNRLTPLQHQGSLFTVKPAWVDSRPLGSPPRIIPTSLEEPVTRTPIQGDLFQAITQRRIEQIKSDAKVLAVPTADTDAISRQKRLQRYADLGKSFLFFAASFIPIVGEVLLVVSAGEIIHSIYNGFAAWSRGDTDLALNELMDAVDSAAEAAVSAGVMKSTHFTAKLLKVNVRNQGWRLWKADLLPYRRLTELPGGLPADAQGLHLHEEQHYVKLDDHVYAVQRDALNGQWQLQHPSDPQAYTPTLLSNGVGGWRQEHESPKDWDDLKLIKRLGPDASNISQEHIEPILLLSGVDAASLRQGHQSVVRPAPLLRDTVKRFNLAQEINNFDANYAEGKRITALSPLIQFHLVSSLPQWPKNRALMVVDGQGRRLISHPPESSTSKVIKVPEWRLRKGDLLHCLEDAMTAKEFGALLPARPTFHFSKIENLAMRLSQEAQQHKERVFSWLTGLSEQATTPLEQELRRLAPELSKSHLEEMTAVLSPLAEQRLLLEKSLTELQQWEANRYTSQAQASRAGAGIHMDAAGNAESAALIFQTLERLPGWPSNLRLEVHDKSVDGPLLLSCGADSGTRRLLIRQGTRFSACDAEGNTVFEPTDLPTAVEHALSTTELHALLTPLAAPTLKLAISKTSLRLLANNVLAVTGHRFRRGITERSRAHARPSLRRTGTYPGPDATGGRHLPRRASS